The following nucleotide sequence is from Apium graveolens cultivar Ventura chromosome 4, ASM990537v1, whole genome shotgun sequence.
GTAACTCTCTGCCCAAGCTACTACATCATATACATGTCTATATGTACTGATATCAATCAGATTGTGGATCACTTCTCTTGAACTCAAAAGTAAagctttgaaaaatttatttccCGGAGTATATTTCAATTTCATACAAGAAATTGTAGAAAAAAATGTTGCCAAAATTTACTCATTCCATTAAAGCCTTACACACAATGTTACATTTAAATAGTTGTACCTTTTAGAGTGATAGACATAACCGTAGTCTGATAGTCTATCTTGTACGGTGAGTATAGGCTGGAATAGGCGGGTTTGGAGCTCATAACCATCCAAACCAAAATTAACGGTTTTACATTTTACTTAACCATTACCGTAATCATAACCATTACTTATATAACCAAATCACCCAAATTATAACGGTTCAGGTTGGGCGGCTTTCATTTAAACTGTTAAGAAAAATATGTGCATATATGTAATAGGTAAGAAATTTAATAAGTTAATAATTATCAATTAAACAAATTCATTATATGATAATTTAAATCTTTTAACTTTAATATTTAACATCCAAGTATACTTAACATATTATGGATTCAACTACTTATAAATATCAATAATTCATGTAATATATGTATCCccaaaatatataattaaatattttaatatatttggGTGCTTTGGATATAACGGGCGGTATAAAAGACAAATTCAAATCAAACCGTTATTTTTCAGGTATTGAAAAAACAAAACTATAACTAATGCAGACCGTTACAAAACCATAAAATTCGGTTTGGGTGGTTTGAAACGGTTGATTTGGACGGTTATGGAAATTTTTGTTCACCCCTACTATGTTGTATATTTTATTTCTTATTGATATTTTGAATTCTTAATATTCAAAGTTCTAAGTAACCCTCGAGATTTAAATTTCTTATAAAGAATTTGACCTCGAAATAATTTGGACCTAATAATTGATATCAAACCTTGTTGATGGATATTATTGAGCAGATTGAAGCCGAATGTTTTACTCAACAATGcaggtttggataactcaacattaataaggattttaaaataattctatGTTTCACTGAAATCAGTTCTGAATGACGATTGGGTATATACATAATGATCTTGGTAATTGTAGTAGAAAAGTCGTCAACAAAAGTCTGTATGATGTTCATTAATATCTTCAGACTGATAAAGTGATAAGTTAAATattagtaacgacgtactttttttAACTTATTTTGAATTTTCGTTttttattgatttttttttagaatatatgtttttaaatattaatttaatttgaaatttataaattaagataattacatttaaaaattattaattttggtTCATTTAAGAAATATTACAAGTAAACCTATCCAGATATATATTACTTATAAGTATAAATCTATTTATCACTTGTAAGTTAAGTATAAATCTATTTATCACTTGTAAGTTAATTATTCATTTGAAGTcatttatttttagtttttactCTTCAATTAATTAGCTTAATTTTACTATATTAACTCGTTATGAACTTATTTGAACTCAAATTTTTACTTGCCCAAATTTGGGGCTTCTACTATAGTCTATAGCGTCTTAAACCCTAACAAACCGCTAAACCCCTAAATCTCACCATCACAAACCCTAAAAATGTCATATTTTCTCGCTCTCCGCCGTCTCCGCCACTTCTCTTCCGTCACTGCCGCCGCACCAATCACCTCCGTAGCTTCCTACGACGCCGCGGACGCCGCCGCAATAACAATCTCCAGAGCCAAATCGAAACTACGAACTGAATACGATCCCGACAAAGCATTAGAAATCTACGCCACTGTGTCCGAACACTACACCTCACCTCTCGCATCTCGCTACGCTCAGGATCTCACCGTCAAGCGTCTCGCAAAAGCTCGAAGATTTAAAGACATTGAAAAGCTAATTGAGTCTCATAAGAGTGATCCTAAAGTTAAACAAGAGCCTTTTTTAACTACACTTATTCGATCTTACGGTCTAGCTGGAATGTTTAATCATGCGCTTAATACGTATAATCAGATGGATGAGCTTGGCACACCGCGCACAGCTGTTTCGTTTAATGGATTGCTTTCGGCTTGTAATTACGCCAAATTGTATGGGAAAGTACCTCAACTGTTTGTGGAAATGTCGGAGAAGTATGGTTTAAGGCCGAATCAGTTTTCGTATGGGATATTGATCAAGTCGTATTGTGAGATTGGTTCGCCTGAGTTAGGGATTGAGAAGATGAGGGAAATGGAGGAGAAAGGAATTGAGGTTACTGCGGTTGTGTTTACGACGATTTTGCATTCGTTGTATAAGAGAGGGAATGTGGAGGAAGCGGAGAGGTTATGGAATGAGATGGTGAGTAAAGGATGTGTGCTTGATGTTGGGGCTTATAATGTTCGGATTATGCACTTGCATAAGGATAAGCCGGAAGGTCTGAATGAGCTTATTACGGAAATGAGTGATGCTGGGATTAAACCGGATACGATAAGTTACAATTATTTGATGAATTGTTAttgtatgaatgatatgatgGCGGAGGCTAAGAAGGTTTATGAAGGATTGGAAGGTAATTGTTGTCATCCTAATGCAGCGACGTTTAGGACGTTTATTACTCACTTGTGCAACAAAGAGATGTTTGAGTATGGGTATAAGGTGTTTAAGAAGAGTGTGGAGGTGAATAAAATACCGGATTTTGGTACTTTGAAGCCTTTAGTAGAGGGTTTAGTAAAGAAATCGAATAAGAAGGATGCAAAAGGGTTGATTCGCACTCTGAGGAAAAAGTTCCCGCAGAAAATCCTGAAAGCTTGGGATCAAGTTGAGGTGGAACTTGGATTGATTAGTACTGATCCTGCTAAAAATGATATAAAAGCGCCAAGGACGTGATTCATTGTGATTCAGGTAGTATTTTACTCAAAAAAAATCTTAATGCTTTAATTCAGGACTTCTCTGAATTGAAGTTGGGCGGTCTTTGAAGCTCACTCATGGTCTCAAGGGTGCCAGCATTAGCAGAGCTTTGGTTATGGATTTAACTTAATGTCAATGTTGGTATTCTGGTTTCTGTATTTCGGCACTCAAGCTGCAATATAATTTTATGTAATTGTATTTTTGGGGTGGCGAAACTTAAAGGATACTAGTGATACTGAGCTTATGTTGTTATTTGTTTGTTCTGGAATAGAGATTATAACTTTGTTCAGAATCTTTTTCTTGACATTATTTTTTTGTGTGCTTTAAGTGTGAATACATTTTCCATATATCGTCTCCTGATCATTACCAAGAACGATATCAATCTCTTTCAAGTGTAAGCTTACCATGGTAAAATAAACATGTTTTTATTTGGTGACTAATGATTCTGTCCAGTAACCTCTCTTTTAGCCTTTTTTTAATAGTAATTGTTGTCGAGTAAAATGAGTACTTGATTATTGTATGAGCAGCTGTGGTAGAACATTTAAAAATGTTACTAGATCCTTTTGTTAATAAGAATTGAAATTGTTATGCAACCAAGAAGTCCCATTGTTTGGACGCTGGAACAAAAtctagtggggttggaaaagttGAGTCGAACGAATATAGATAGAATTTGGCAGATTCAAGGGTCGTCTCATGGAAAGTTCATGTTTAGGCACCTACACTACACTCCCTTGTATAACATAACTATCATCTGCCAAAATAAAGATCTTTCatatttttgaatttatagaaCCAACACAACACTGGATTAAGTGATTAATGGCTAGGATTAATCTAATCAAGCTACGCGTTGGTTACATTTAACCCATCAAATAAACCTATACTCCACACGTTTCACACCATTCATATGCCTATACAAGTACAAATCAGGGCCAAGTTCATTGCTAATTAATGATTACAAAAACCTTAAAAGTGAACACTTTTAATCAGTTTAGTTCATTCCAAAAATCtcttttctagttccttgaaagTTCCATTTCCTTGTAATACTTAATCATGTGGTCGTTGCACTTGTTTAAGCTCATATGCAATTTTAGAAGCCTAACATATTCCAACTCTGCATTTGCCCATGCCTAGAGTGTTCACTCTTATCATTATCTTTGACTTCATTAATTGATTAATGACAACAAAATCCTGATTAATTACAACAAAAAACGAAGCAAACTTATACTTTCTGCAGATTGGCAAGGAAGTCCCCCTGGAACTTCCAAACAACCTTTTTCCGTTTTATATACACTCAGGAAGTGATTTGGTTTTTAAGTGTTAATTCTTTCTGTGCTATTTTACATATGCATGCATGCTCTATCAGCACTATCAGgcttttcaaaaattatattgtTTCGAAATTAATGGTTTATCCCAACCTGATGAAGTCGGAATCAAACTGTATTCAGATCCCGGGACCATTGATTATCGGGGCTGGACCTTCGGGGTTAGCTGTCGCTGCATGTCTTAGACTTAAAGGACTTCCATTTCTTATCGTCGAGAAAGAAAGGTGTCTAGCATCATTATGGAAACTGAAAATGTATGATCGTTTAAAACTTCACCTCCCGAAAGAATTCTGTCAATTGCCTTACATGCCATTCCCGCAGGAATTTCCTGCATACCCCACGAAGCAACAGTTCATAACTTACTTGGAAGCTTATGCCAATCATTTCTCGATCACACCAAGATACGGTGAGGGAGTTAAGTGGGCACACTATGATCCTGCTAAGTGTGTGTGGCATGTGCGTGTGGATGAAGTTGTGTATTTGTGTCGTTGGCTCATTGTAGCAACAGGGGAGAATGCAGTTCCAGTACTGCCAAATATAGCTGGATTGCAAGATTTTAATGGAAGAATTCTACACACCAGTGATTACAAGAATGGAGATGAATGTAGAGGAAAAAAGGTTCTGGTCGTGGGTTGTGGGAATTCTGGCATGGAGATCAGTTTGGACCTTTGTAATTATGACGCTCAAGTTTCTTTAGTAGTGAGACATGAGGTACTATCATACTTTACAAACCATATTTGCAGTGCAATCTCTCCTTTTCTAAGCTATACACTTCagtcaaaaaaataaatattctgaTATAGTATTATGTATTTGCAGCTGCACGTTTTGCCTAAAGAAATGCTCGGTAGATCTACTGTGGCTCTCTCCATGCGGTTGCTTAGGTGGCTACCTTTAAGACTAGTCGATTGGTTTTTGATACTTTCTTCATGGCTAATTCATGGTGATACAAGCAGAAGAGGGATAGTAAGACCTAAAACTGGCCCTTTGCAACTTAAAGAGGTTACTGGTAGAACTCCTGTTCTGGATGTTGGTTCAATGGCCAAAATCAAAACTGGTGAAATTATGGTTGGTAACATCTTAATAAACTTGATGCGCACATATCTCTGTCCTTGATACATCTTGAATCTAAAAGTTTTAACTATAAGTGTAGGTACTAAACATAGTCTAACAATTGAGGAATGTGATAAATGCAGAATACTTATAGTGACAATGTGTAACTTGCAGGTGGTTCGAGGCATTAAGAAATTCACACCCAACGGTGTTGAATTCGAGGGTGGAAGAACAGAAGGGTTTGATACAGTTATCCTAGCAACAGGGTATAGAAGCAATGTAGCATCATGGCTGAAGGTACCTGATTCCCAATACACACTTTTGTATTTGCATTGTTTCAAATGGTGCATTGGCTTAAAAATATTTGTGCTATTGTTGTTTATTATAGGAGGAAGATTTCATCAGCGAAAAAGATGGAAACTCAGCAAACACATTTCCTAAAGGCTGGAAAGGAGAGAACGGAATATACAGTGTTGGTTTCAGCCGGCAAGGATTGTTAGGAATTTCAATTGATGCACGAAGAGTTGCAGAAGATATTGTGGGGCAATGGAAGTCTTGAGACAGAAAAAACATGTTTAGAATGCTAACTATCTAACCTTAGTTAAATTTCATGTCCCAGTTGTCCAAAACTTAGAAACAGAGAAAGTAAATTCTAGACTTAGTCCACTTGCAGTAGAGAATATGAATATAACAGATTGTACAAAAAAATTCCAAACTGAAGAACATAATTTCTTTTCAGTTTTCATTTGATCGTTGTCTATACAAGTATTGTTATGCTTATACCTTTGTCAATGCAGCCAAATCTTACTCAAATACTCGCTTCATTTGACAAAGAAGATTTTATTCTAATTTAAGCACTAGAAAATACCCTTTACGCCAAAACACTTGATAATATATCATGCAAATAGCAGAAAAAAACCCATTAAGCGATGTCCTCCAACAGaagttatatatattaattatttgaCAATGCTTACAAAGGCTTTCTTGATCTTAAGACGATATCTATCAAAACTAAACAGTATGCTAATAAGTTAAAAGTAACACACTCTGTTCAAGCATCACTAGCTGGTTTTAGATGCAATAGTTTAAATAATatctaaaaaaataaaattacatgTTAAAATTCCATGTACTCTGAGCATGCACAGTTGGGAACGTCAACTTCTCCGCCAAATTGAGAGATGCAGAAACCTAAAAAGTAGAGAGAAGAAGTCTTAGAGGACAAAACAAAAAGCATAATTCTCGTCAATTATAAGAAAAGACGTCTCTGCTAGTCGGAAACTTCTAGAGACAGAGCATTGTAACAAATTGAAAAAATAGACACTAATTTATAAGAGTGTTATGACTATATTTCGCGCAAAAACATAATTCTCATTCCATAGGCATAAAATTACATTGCATTTTCCATACTTTCACTTTTCAATAAATATGAAAATTTGAAAAACTCTAGTCATGCACAATCTTGGCAATTTAACGACTTTCCAAATTTCCACCACAAGGTTATATATAAAAGCAAATTCTTCTAAAAGAGAGCAAACCATATACTAAATTCATAATATTGCTATTCTACTGATAATATCTTCCATTGACTCAAACCATTAACTAAACATGCTATCTTGCTATCCTATTAATAATATCTCCCAGTGCCTCGCTTCCTCACCGTTCTCTATCACCTACCTTACACTTAAATTCAAGTTAAAGGTTTCATCTTTTCTCATACATACAAAAGAACATGTAAATTCTAGATCAATTTACTTTATAATTTGACAAATTGGGGAGAAACGCAAGGTAGAACAACAATACCTAAAATCAAATCACCAAGGAGGGAAGAGGTGAAGTATACCTCATTCTAGTAACTAGACCGACCGTTATCACTTATCACAATCCAATGTATCACAATCGAAACTAAACAAACACATCCGAAAATCAAACATAACAGCAAACAAACACACAATCCACCAGATTCCAAACCAATTACACAATTCAAACCAATAATCCAAGCTATAAAACAAACCATAAACAATACCGAAATTCAGGAATCAATA
It contains:
- the LOC141718372 gene encoding indole-3-pyruvate monooxygenase YUCCA6-like, encoding MVYPNLMKSESNCIQIPGPLIIGAGPSGLAVAACLRLKGLPFLIVEKERCLASLWKLKMYDRLKLHLPKEFCQLPYMPFPQEFPAYPTKQQFITYLEAYANHFSITPRYGEGVKWAHYDPAKCVWHVRVDEVVYLCRWLIVATGENAVPVLPNIAGLQDFNGRILHTSDYKNGDECRGKKVLVVGCGNSGMEISLDLCNYDAQVSLVVRHELHVLPKEMLGRSTVALSMRLLRWLPLRLVDWFLILSSWLIHGDTSRRGIVRPKTGPLQLKEVTGRTPVLDVGSMAKIKTGEIMVVRGIKKFTPNGVEFEGGRTEGFDTVILATGYRSNVASWLKEEDFISEKDGNSANTFPKGWKGENGIYSVGFSRQGLLGISIDARRVAEDIVGQWKS
- the LOC141717838 gene encoding small ribosomal subunit protein mL103 (rPPR7); this translates as MSYFLALRRLRHFSSVTAAAPITSVASYDAADAAAITISRAKSKLRTEYDPDKALEIYATVSEHYTSPLASRYAQDLTVKRLAKARRFKDIEKLIESHKSDPKVKQEPFLTTLIRSYGLAGMFNHALNTYNQMDELGTPRTAVSFNGLLSACNYAKLYGKVPQLFVEMSEKYGLRPNQFSYGILIKSYCEIGSPELGIEKMREMEEKGIEVTAVVFTTILHSLYKRGNVEEAERLWNEMVSKGCVLDVGAYNVRIMHLHKDKPEGLNELITEMSDAGIKPDTISYNYLMNCYCMNDMMAEAKKVYEGLEGNCCHPNAATFRTFITHLCNKEMFEYGYKVFKKSVEVNKIPDFGTLKPLVEGLVKKSNKKDAKGLIRTLRKKFPQKILKAWDQVEVELGLISTDPAKNDIKAPRT